The following coding sequences are from one Methanosarcina sp. WWM596 window:
- the fpoI gene encoding F420H2 dehydrogenase subunit FpoI, producing the protein MVLKNIRYALKNIPKKRVTRLCPEVESPLSDRFRGLQILDKSKCIGCGICANTCPNNAIKIIKAPIAPGSGKQRWFPEIDIGHCLFCGLCIDQCPKSALSSGKEYTKGMVKWTHKDLLMTPDKLAREVDIDEGDEK; encoded by the coding sequence ATGGTTCTTAAAAACATCAGATATGCACTTAAAAACATCCCTAAAAAACGCGTGACCAGGCTGTGTCCGGAGGTGGAAAGTCCACTCTCCGACAGGTTCAGAGGGCTTCAGATCCTTGACAAAAGTAAATGCATCGGCTGTGGGATCTGTGCCAATACCTGCCCAAATAACGCGATTAAAATTATTAAAGCCCCGATTGCCCCTGGAAGTGGCAAACAGAGGTGGTTCCCCGAAATAGATATCGGCCACTGCCTCTTCTGTGGGCTCTGCATTGACCAGTGCCCCAAAAGTGCTCTTTCAAGCGGGAAAGAATACACCAAAGGCATGGTAAAATGGACTCATAAAGACCTGCTCATGACTCCTGACAAACTCGCAAGGGAAGTAGATATCGATGAAGGTGATGAAAAATGA
- the fpoH gene encoding F420H2 dehydrogenase subunit FpoH, with the protein MIEIPEFIIPFIPWIRGLVGLSLVGAIFLGAMGAVWIERKLSADIQFRYGPSRVGKFGLLQLVADAIKLFTKEDLRPKNADRVLFDNATIFMMSSVFLMLVAIPVGAVFINGVEYPLVVTEMDISVLYIEAMSALTIFGIFMIAYGSNNKYSLLGAFRNFARMVGYEVPLGITVVSVGIMTGSLNIVEIASAQGLHWNIFLQPIGFIVFFIALMADMGRLPFDQNESEEELIAGWITEYSGMRFGLGFFAEYIHMILGSFLVALLFLGGWNVPAFISNNPVLGFIVPTGFLLLKTVLVLMTIIGMRWAVPRYRIDQVIDLSWKKLLPLSLLNLVWAVGLGLYLGA; encoded by the coding sequence ATGATAGAAATCCCTGAATTCATAATTCCCTTTATTCCCTGGATTCGCGGGCTTGTAGGCCTGTCTCTTGTGGGAGCTATCTTCCTTGGAGCAATGGGTGCTGTCTGGATTGAGCGTAAATTATCAGCCGACATCCAGTTCAGATACGGCCCTTCAAGGGTAGGCAAGTTCGGGCTCCTGCAGCTGGTGGCTGATGCAATCAAGCTCTTTACGAAAGAAGACTTGAGGCCGAAGAATGCTGACCGCGTACTCTTTGACAACGCCACAATCTTCATGATGAGCTCGGTCTTCCTGATGCTTGTCGCAATCCCTGTAGGTGCAGTCTTCATCAACGGAGTCGAGTACCCGCTGGTTGTAACCGAGATGGACATCAGTGTTCTTTATATCGAGGCAATGTCTGCGCTCACCATTTTCGGGATCTTCATGATTGCCTACGGTTCTAACAACAAGTATTCCCTTCTCGGAGCTTTCAGGAACTTTGCCCGGATGGTCGGGTATGAAGTACCCCTTGGGATCACTGTTGTCAGTGTTGGCATAATGACAGGTTCCCTGAACATAGTGGAAATTGCCAGCGCCCAGGGGCTTCACTGGAACATCTTCCTGCAGCCGATTGGATTTATTGTCTTCTTTATTGCACTTATGGCTGATATGGGGAGGCTTCCTTTCGACCAGAACGAGTCTGAAGAAGAACTGATCGCAGGATGGATTACCGAATACAGTGGAATGCGTTTCGGGCTCGGTTTCTTTGCTGAGTATATCCACATGATCCTTGGTTCCTTCCTTGTTGCACTCCTCTTCCTTGGTGGCTGGAACGTGCCGGCTTTTATCTCAAACAACCCGGTGCTCGGCTTTATTGTCCCCACAGGTTTCCTGCTTCTTAAAACCGTGCTTGTGCTTATGACAATCATCGGAATGAGATGGGCTGTTCCAAGGTACAGGATCGATCAGGTTATAGACCTGAGCTGGAAGAAACTTCTCCCCCTGTCCCTTTTGAACCTTGTCTGGGCAGTGGGCCTTGGACTCTATCTGGGGGCTTAA
- the fpoD gene encoding F420H2 dehydrogenase subunit FpoD, giving the protein MEEMLESNEMIVHLGPQHPMQPGPFRLNLRLKGETVMDAEVELGYIHKGIEKILENKTYLQGITIVDRICYLVALTNEECFVGCVEKLLGIEPPARSQYIRVILEELSRLQSHLLGMGEFGEFIGFVSMFMYTIKEREDILTLIDMVTGARVTHSYLKFGGVRDDLPAGFKEKALPVLNNLKKVISDYEEMFQSDRIYRERTEGVGILTADVAKSLGVSGPALRATGVPFDIRKNEPYLVYEDLDFKVCTETAGDCAARVRVRLNEMRESIYILEQCLDQIPNGPLFPEGTPYGRRTPVMRVPAGEVFHRVEDPRGEMGMYMISDGTDKPYRVKVRGPYFPTLQALPPLIIGTTVADVAAISGSMDGCTSEADR; this is encoded by the coding sequence ATGGAAGAAATGCTTGAATCAAATGAAATGATTGTACACCTGGGCCCCCAGCATCCCATGCAGCCCGGACCTTTCAGGTTAAACCTGAGGTTGAAAGGGGAAACTGTGATGGATGCTGAAGTGGAACTGGGTTATATTCACAAAGGCATTGAAAAAATCCTGGAGAATAAAACCTACCTTCAGGGAATCACGATAGTTGACAGGATCTGTTACCTTGTAGCCCTGACAAACGAAGAATGTTTTGTGGGCTGCGTCGAAAAGCTGTTAGGCATCGAACCCCCCGCGAGGTCTCAATATATCAGGGTCATTTTAGAAGAGCTTTCCAGGCTCCAGAGCCACCTGCTCGGCATGGGAGAGTTCGGGGAGTTCATCGGCTTCGTGTCCATGTTCATGTATACAATTAAGGAAAGGGAAGATATCCTTACCCTGATTGATATGGTCACAGGGGCAAGGGTCACCCACAGCTACCTGAAATTCGGAGGGGTACGCGATGACCTGCCAGCCGGGTTTAAGGAAAAAGCTCTCCCTGTCCTGAACAACCTCAAGAAAGTTATTAGCGATTACGAGGAAATGTTCCAGTCGGACAGAATTTACAGGGAAAGGACCGAAGGAGTCGGAATCCTGACTGCAGATGTTGCAAAGAGCCTTGGGGTTTCCGGGCCTGCTCTGCGGGCAACGGGTGTTCCCTTCGATATCCGGAAGAACGAGCCATACCTTGTGTATGAGGACCTGGACTTCAAGGTCTGCACGGAAACTGCAGGAGATTGTGCTGCCAGGGTGCGGGTCAGGCTTAACGAGATGCGGGAAAGTATCTACATCCTCGAACAGTGCCTTGACCAGATCCCGAACGGGCCTCTGTTTCCCGAAGGAACCCCTTACGGCAGAAGGACTCCTGTTATGAGAGTTCCTGCAGGGGAGGTATTCCACAGGGTCGAAGACCCAAGAGGAGAAATGGGCATGTACATGATCTCTGACGGCACTGATAAACCTTACAGGGTAAAAGTCAGAGGACCCTACTTCCCGACTCTGCAAGCTCTGCCCCCTCTCATTATAGGCACAACAGTTGCAGACGTTGCAGCGATTTCAGGTAGCATGGACGGCTGCACCAGTGAAGCGGACAGGTGA
- the fpoC gene encoding F420H2 dehydrogenase subunit FpoC, translating into MDAKTIIESLTGKFPEAISETGIESPIRIRAYVDKEKAKEVCQYLKDSLQFDHLCSVCGVDYPQRNELESVYHIASYDHPVVLMLKVRLPRDAPEIESIVPVYWNANWYERETYELYGIVFKNHPNLKTLVLPEEMLGEWPLRKDYEGFPNKTARNLV; encoded by the coding sequence ATGGATGCCAAAACAATCATAGAATCACTAACCGGTAAATTTCCGGAGGCAATTTCCGAAACCGGGATTGAATCCCCGATCCGTATCCGGGCATATGTGGATAAGGAGAAAGCAAAAGAAGTTTGCCAGTACCTTAAGGACTCCCTTCAGTTCGACCACCTCTGCTCCGTTTGTGGAGTGGACTATCCTCAGAGGAACGAGCTGGAATCGGTGTATCATATAGCTTCTTATGACCACCCTGTAGTTCTTATGTTGAAAGTGAGGCTGCCCAGGGATGCTCCGGAAATAGAGTCTATTGTACCGGTATACTGGAATGCAAACTGGTATGAAAGAGAGACCTACGAACTCTACGGGATTGTGTTTAAAAACCACCCGAACCTGAAGACTCTGGTGCTCCCTGAAGAGATGCTGGGGGAGTGGCCTCTTCGGAAAGACTACGAGGGTTTCCCGAACAAGACAGCAAGAAACCTGGTGTGA
- the fpoB gene encoding F(420)H(2) dehydrogenase subunit B: MGEVKETKTTNIKGTPEDEIPGVITTTTNAISDFLKKTKAQDLINWGRKNSLWFMTQPMGCCGVEMIATGCAHYDTDRFGIIPRNSPRHADVMIISGYVTKKYLPALKRLWEQMPAPKWVLCMGDCSISGGPFYESYSTVQNIDELFPIDVFIPGCPPRPEALIQGFVELQEKIKAKKDLGTDY; this comes from the coding sequence ATGGGTGAAGTGAAGGAGACAAAAACAACTAATATAAAAGGAACTCCGGAAGACGAAATTCCCGGCGTTATCACAACAACCACCAATGCGATCAGCGACTTTCTCAAGAAGACCAAGGCTCAGGACCTGATCAACTGGGGGCGGAAAAACTCGCTCTGGTTCATGACTCAGCCAATGGGCTGCTGTGGTGTGGAAATGATCGCTACGGGCTGTGCCCACTATGATACTGACCGGTTCGGGATCATTCCCCGAAACTCCCCAAGGCATGCGGATGTCATGATAATCAGTGGTTATGTGACAAAAAAATACCTGCCCGCCTTAAAGAGGCTCTGGGAACAGATGCCTGCTCCTAAATGGGTTCTCTGCATGGGAGACTGTTCTATCAGCGGCGGTCCCTTTTATGAGTCCTACAGTACTGTGCAGAACATCGATGAGCTCTTTCCTATCGATGTCTTCATTCCCGGATGTCCTCCCAGACCCGAAGCCCTGATCCAGGGATTTGTGGAATTACAGGAAAAGATAAAAGCCAAAAAAGACCTGGGGACGGACTACTGA
- the fpoA gene encoding F420H2 dehydrogenase subunit FpoA: MIGDTMSGIIDNYIPVAIFLAVGLVMPPMTMFIVKQLSPRSKAASKYTTYESGSVPIGTARIQFNVEYYLYAIAFVLFDIEVLFLYPWATVYKGHGITSIAVVEMFAFIFILLFGYVYLWKKEALTWVK; the protein is encoded by the coding sequence CTGATAGGTGATACAATGTCTGGAATAATTGATAATTATATACCGGTTGCAATATTTCTTGCCGTGGGACTGGTTATGCCTCCCATGACAATGTTTATCGTAAAGCAACTGAGTCCGAGGAGCAAGGCAGCCAGCAAATACACGACATACGAATCGGGTTCTGTTCCTATAGGAACTGCCAGGATCCAGTTTAATGTTGAGTATTATCTCTATGCGATTGCTTTTGTTCTCTTTGATATTGAGGTGCTTTTCCTTTACCCCTGGGCTACTGTCTATAAAGGGCATGGAATTACCTCAATTGCAGTAGTTGAGATGTTTGCATTTATCTTCATACTGCTCTTCGGATACGTGTATCTCTGGAAGAAGGAGGCCCTTACATGGGTGAAGTGA
- a CDS encoding DUF362 domain-containing protein: MKINDNCVGCGQCASFCKKGAIEVRGRARTTDACVECGMCVPYCPVKAIEVSV; this comes from the coding sequence ATGAAGATAAATGATAACTGTGTAGGGTGCGGCCAGTGCGCTTCTTTTTGCAAAAAGGGAGCAATAGAAGTAAGGGGAAGAGCGCGGACTACCGATGCCTGTGTGGAATGTGGGATGTGCGTCCCTTACTGCCCTGTAAAAGCCATCGAGGTATCAGTATGA
- a CDS encoding NAD(P)/FAD-dependent oxidoreductase, which translates to MKTIVIGAGLGGLLSAARLSNAGHEVEVFERLPITGGRFTNLNYKGFQLSSGAFHMLPHGPEGPLARLLGEVGAEVKIVRSEQTIIRVPLIKGNPNYVKGFKDIPFIEFPSLLSHMDRLKIAFLIVSTRKNRPSGVTLEAWIKAQVKDEWLVRFADSFCGWALSMKSDEVPVEEVFEIIENMYRFGGTGIPIGGCKGVIDALEAVILKNGGKIYTDKEVSKILVENGKAAGVIVESKKHEADFIISNLGHAATALLCSEALSGEVHASYLKMLETFQPSAGIKICLAADEPLVGHSGVLLTPYTRRINGANEVTQVDPKLAPPGKHLTMCHQYVAPENVKNLESEIEMGLADLKEVFPGKKYEVLLIQSYHDDWPVNRAASGMDPGNETPIPGLYVVGDGAKGKGGVEVEGVALGVAATMNKILG; encoded by the coding sequence ATGAAAACGATTGTAATTGGTGCAGGCCTTGGAGGGCTCTTAAGCGCTGCCAGGCTCTCGAACGCAGGGCATGAAGTTGAAGTTTTCGAAAGGCTTCCTATTACAGGAGGCAGGTTTACAAATCTTAACTATAAAGGTTTCCAGCTCTCTAGCGGAGCTTTCCACATGCTGCCCCACGGACCTGAAGGGCCACTTGCCCGGCTTCTCGGAGAGGTCGGAGCTGAAGTGAAGATCGTGCGGTCAGAACAGACCATTATACGCGTGCCTCTGATAAAAGGAAACCCTAATTATGTGAAAGGCTTCAAAGATATCCCTTTTATTGAATTTCCATCATTACTTTCGCATATGGATCGCCTTAAAATTGCTTTTTTGATCGTGAGCACAAGGAAAAATCGCCCTTCAGGGGTTACTCTTGAGGCCTGGATAAAGGCTCAGGTTAAGGACGAATGGCTAGTAAGGTTTGCCGACTCTTTTTGTGGCTGGGCGCTCAGCATGAAAAGTGATGAAGTTCCGGTAGAAGAGGTTTTTGAGATAATTGAAAACATGTACCGGTTCGGAGGCACAGGCATCCCGATCGGAGGATGTAAAGGAGTTATTGACGCCCTTGAAGCCGTGATTCTGAAAAATGGGGGGAAAATATATACTGATAAGGAAGTTTCAAAAATCTTGGTTGAAAATGGAAAAGCTGCAGGGGTAATTGTTGAAAGCAAGAAACATGAAGCTGACTTTATAATCAGTAATCTCGGGCATGCTGCAACTGCTTTGCTCTGCAGTGAAGCCCTCTCAGGAGAAGTACATGCAAGTTACCTTAAAATGCTTGAAACCTTTCAGCCGTCTGCAGGCATAAAGATTTGCCTTGCTGCAGATGAGCCTCTAGTAGGGCACTCAGGAGTCCTGCTAACCCCCTATACAAGGCGCATAAATGGGGCCAATGAGGTTACTCAGGTTGACCCGAAACTGGCACCGCCGGGCAAGCATCTTACCATGTGTCACCAGTATGTGGCTCCTGAGAACGTAAAAAACCTCGAATCTGAAATTGAGATGGGCCTTGCAGACCTCAAAGAGGTTTTTCCTGGCAAAAAATATGAAGTTCTTCTTATCCAGTCCTACCATGACGACTGGCCCGTAAACAGGGCAGCCTCTGGTATGGACCCTGGCAATGAGACCCCGATCCCAGGGCTCTACGTCGTAGGGGACGGAGCCAAGGGAAAAGGAGGCGTAGAAGTCGAAGGAGTAGCTCTCGGTGTGGCTGCAACCATGAATAAAATCCTCGGCTAA